A region from the Candidatus Thiothrix putei genome encodes:
- the mutL gene encoding DNA mismatch repair endonuclease MutL: MPIRQLPNHLINQIAAGEVVERPASVVKELLENALDAGSTRVEIDIEQGGSKRIRIRDNGSGIPHEELTLALSRHATSKIASLDDLEQVRSLGFRGEALPSIASVSRLILSSRHTDASQGWQLFGDGQEVFDTPEPVAHATGTTVDVIDLFFNTPARRKFLKTEKTEFGHIEDMVRKIALSRFDVGFELNHNQKNALKLRPAVERSGAERRIADICGSAFVEQSVYLDYEAAGLRLWGWVGLPTFSRSQADLQYFYVNARNVRDKLITHAVKQAYQDVMYHGRHPAFVLFLELNPQLVDVNAHPTKQEVRFREGRLVHDFLFRTLHQALADIRPGDEANAPTQIPAQVPDTPRSNLPPQGGKEQAPPPRPVYQAQYQQRLQMPVREQMAAYQQLYQPIVPLENVDKDVGLKPDLQPDRRSDFSPTIPHQDDGMPPLGYAIAQLHGIYILAQNANGLVVVDMHAAHERITYEYLKQSMAQDAIRSQPLLIPASLNVSKKEADHAEQYATTFRTLGFELDRLGMEKLTIRAVPSLLKESDTEALVRDVLADLITHGTSHRIQDAMNEILATMACHGSVRANRKLSIPEMNALLRDMERTERSGQCNHGRPTWTLLSLDQIDKLFLRGR; encoded by the coding sequence ATGCCGATACGCCAGCTTCCTAACCACCTCATTAACCAAATCGCCGCTGGCGAGGTGGTTGAGCGCCCCGCGTCGGTAGTCAAGGAATTGCTGGAAAACGCGCTCGATGCGGGTTCAACCCGTGTCGAGATCGACATTGAACAAGGTGGCAGCAAACGCATCCGCATCCGCGACAATGGCAGCGGCATTCCTCACGAGGAACTCACCCTTGCCCTAAGCCGCCACGCAACCAGTAAAATTGCCAGCCTCGACGATCTGGAACAAGTGCGTAGCCTTGGCTTTAGAGGGGAGGCTCTCCCTAGCATTGCCTCGGTTTCGCGCCTGATTCTCAGCTCCCGACACACTGATGCCTCCCAAGGTTGGCAACTGTTTGGTGACGGTCAGGAGGTTTTCGATACCCCTGAACCTGTTGCTCATGCCACCGGAACGACCGTGGATGTGATTGATCTTTTTTTCAACACACCCGCACGGCGCAAATTTCTCAAAACCGAAAAAACCGAATTCGGGCATATCGAAGACATGGTGCGCAAAATTGCCCTCAGCCGCTTTGATGTCGGTTTTGAACTCAACCATAATCAGAAAAATGCCCTGAAATTACGCCCAGCCGTTGAACGCAGTGGCGCAGAACGCCGCATTGCCGACATCTGTGGCAGCGCTTTCGTCGAGCAAAGCGTGTATCTGGACTACGAAGCGGCAGGTTTACGTCTGTGGGGTTGGGTAGGTTTACCCACCTTCTCACGCTCACAAGCAGACTTACAATATTTTTATGTCAATGCCCGTAATGTACGTGACAAACTGATTACCCATGCGGTGAAACAAGCTTATCAGGATGTGATGTACCACGGGCGACACCCTGCCTTTGTGCTGTTTCTAGAGTTGAATCCGCAACTGGTGGATGTGAATGCACATCCCACCAAGCAAGAAGTACGGTTTCGGGAAGGACGGCTAGTACATGACTTCCTCTTTCGCACCCTGCACCAAGCACTGGCGGATATTCGACCTGGGGATGAAGCGAATGCGCCTACGCAGATTCCTGCACAAGTGCCGGATACCCCCCGTTCCAACCTTCCCCCGCAGGGGGGGAAGGAGCAAGCCCCACCCCCTCGTCCAGTTTATCAGGCACAGTACCAGCAACGTTTACAAATGCCGGTGCGGGAACAGATGGCAGCTTATCAGCAGTTGTATCAGCCGATTGTGCCATTAGAAAACGTGGATAAAGATGTCGGGCTGAAGCCTGACCTACAACCAGACCGTAGGTCGGACTTTAGTCCGACAATCCCCCACCAGGACGATGGTATGCCACCCCTAGGCTACGCAATCGCGCAACTCCACGGCATTTACATCCTCGCACAAAACGCCAACGGCCTAGTGGTAGTGGATATGCACGCCGCCCACGAACGCATCACCTACGAATACCTCAAACAAAGCATGGCACAAGATGCCATTCGCTCACAGCCACTACTAATACCTGCCAGCCTCAATGTTAGCAAAAAGGAAGCCGATCATGCCGAACAATACGCCACTACCTTCCGCACCCTCGGTTTTGAACTCGACCGTCTGGGGATGGAAAAACTGACTATCCGGGCCGTACCCAGCCTGCTCAAAGAATCAGACACCGAAGCACTGGTACGTGACGTACTGGCTGACCTGATAACGCATGGCACGAGCCACCGTATCCAAGATGCCATGAATGAAATCCTTGCCACGATGGCCTGCCATGGCTCAGTACGGGCTAACCGCAAACTCAGCATCCCCGAAATGAACGCCCTGTTACGCGATATGGAACGCACCGAACGCAGCGGGCAATGCAATCATGGTCGCCCCACTTGGACGCTGCTATCACTGGATCAGATCGACAAACTCTTCCTGCGGGGGCGCTAA
- the argH gene encoding argininosuccinate lyase: protein MNQQLPDNAQDKPWGGRFSESTDAFVEAFTASIPFDKRLYRHDIQGSRAHARMLGKTGLLNTTEVEQILSGLDEIEKSIEKGELEWKISLEDVHMNIEARLTDRIGISGKKLHTGRSRNDQVATDVRLWLRDQVDGISHELRRLQRALVDLAEREADTILPGFTHLQVAQPITFGHHMLAWFEMLQRDFERLQDCRKRINVMPLGAAALAGTTYPIDRLYTAELLGFDHPARNSLDAVSDRDFAIEFTSAASLIMMHLSRFSEELVLWTSAQFDFIRLPDRFCTGSSIMPQKKNPDVPELVRGKSGRVFGHLFALLTLMKGQPLAYNKDNQEDKEPLFDTVDTLLGSLRAFADMMPHVQPKPEKMRQAAMQGFSTATDLADYLVRKGLPFRDAHEVVGKAVALGVETGRDLSEMRLEELQTFSNIIEPDVFAVLTLDGSVAARNHLGGTAPEQVKQQVQIARGLLSAN from the coding sequence ATGAACCAACAACTACCAGATAACGCCCAAGACAAACCTTGGGGCGGACGTTTCAGCGAATCCACCGATGCCTTTGTTGAAGCATTCACTGCATCCATTCCCTTTGATAAGCGCCTGTACCGTCACGACATCCAGGGTTCTCGTGCCCACGCCCGCATGTTGGGTAAAACCGGCTTATTAAACACCACGGAAGTTGAACAAATCCTGAGTGGACTGGATGAAATCGAAAAGTCCATCGAAAAAGGCGAATTAGAATGGAAAATTTCGCTGGAAGATGTGCACATGAACATCGAAGCTCGCCTCACCGACCGCATCGGCATTTCTGGCAAAAAATTGCACACAGGACGTTCCCGCAATGATCAAGTAGCCACCGACGTGCGCTTATGGCTGCGTGACCAAGTAGACGGCATTAGTCACGAATTACGCCGCCTGCAACGCGCCCTAGTTGACCTTGCTGAACGCGAAGCGGACACGATTCTCCCCGGCTTCACCCACTTGCAAGTAGCCCAACCGATCACCTTTGGTCATCACATGCTGGCATGGTTTGAAATGCTGCAACGTGACTTCGAGCGCCTGCAAGATTGCCGAAAACGTATCAATGTTATGCCTTTAGGTGCAGCCGCGCTGGCAGGAACGACCTACCCCATTGATCGCCTGTATACGGCTGAATTACTCGGCTTTGACCACCCCGCACGTAATTCTCTGGATGCAGTGAGTGATCGTGATTTCGCTATTGAATTCACTTCCGCAGCATCCCTGATCATGATGCACCTGTCTCGCTTTTCGGAAGAACTGGTACTATGGACATCAGCCCAATTTGACTTCATTCGTCTGCCTGACCGCTTCTGCACCGGCTCGTCGATCATGCCGCAAAAGAAGAACCCAGACGTGCCAGAACTAGTACGCGGCAAAAGCGGTCGTGTTTTCGGACATCTGTTCGCCCTGCTAACCCTGATGAAAGGCCAGCCCTTGGCTTATAACAAAGACAACCAAGAAGACAAGGAGCCGCTGTTTGACACAGTAGACACATTACTAGGCAGCTTGCGGGCATTTGCTGACATGATGCCACACGTCCAACCAAAACCAGAAAAAATGCGGCAAGCTGCTATGCAAGGTTTCTCAACAGCAACTGACCTTGCCGATTATTTGGTACGTAAAGGCTTACCCTTCCGTGATGCTCATGAGGTTGTCGGCAAAGCGGTAGCATTAGGCGTAGAAACTGGGCGGGATCTTAGTGAAATGCGACTAGAAGAGTTACAGACATTTTCCAACATCATCGAGCCTGATGTATTTGCCGTTTTGACATTGGACGGCTCAGTGGCCGCACGTAATCATTTGGGAGGCACTGCACCGGAACAAGTAAAGCAACAAGTACAAATTGCGCGTGGACTGCTCAGCGCCAACTAA
- the miaA gene encoding tRNA (adenosine(37)-N6)-dimethylallyltransferase MiaA: MLPKAICIMGPTGTGKTDLAVELCKHFPLDIISVDSALVYRGLDIGSAKPDAATLAQAPHRLIDFLDPAQPYSAAEFRTDALREMANITAQGRIPLLVGGTMLYFRALEYGLSDLPEANPDIRTRLEAEAATHGWQTLHDRLAQIDPVAAQRIHPNDPQRLQRALEVYELTGKSLTELQQAAWHDACPYQLLKIALIPENRAWLHARLAQRFDQMLKQGVIEEVRQLLARGDLNIHLPAIRAVGYRQIWDYLINEIDYNQMRDRAIVATRQLAKRQMTWLRSEKDVSSYNPQELNLSSVISNVSTFIGG, encoded by the coding sequence ATGTTACCCAAAGCCATTTGCATTATGGGACCAACCGGAACGGGTAAAACCGATCTTGCGGTAGAATTATGCAAACACTTTCCGCTAGACATCATTAGCGTTGATTCTGCCCTAGTCTACAGGGGTCTGGATATTGGCAGTGCCAAACCTGATGCAGCCACATTGGCACAAGCACCACACCGTCTAATCGACTTTCTTGACCCAGCGCAACCCTATTCAGCCGCCGAGTTCCGCACCGATGCCTTACGTGAAATGGCAAACATCACCGCGCAAGGGCGCATTCCACTACTGGTGGGTGGAACCATGCTCTATTTCCGCGCTCTTGAATACGGCTTGTCCGATCTACCAGAAGCCAACCCCGATATCCGCACCCGCCTAGAAGCCGAAGCCGCAACCCACGGCTGGCAAACCTTGCATGACCGTTTAGCACAAATTGACCCTGTAGCCGCCCAGCGTATTCACCCCAATGACCCCCAACGCTTGCAACGCGCACTGGAAGTGTACGAACTTACTGGCAAATCGTTAACGGAATTGCAACAAGCAGCCTGGCATGATGCCTGCCCTTATCAATTATTAAAAATTGCCCTGATTCCCGAAAACCGGGCATGGTTGCACGCACGATTAGCACAACGTTTTGATCAAATGCTAAAGCAAGGGGTCATTGAAGAAGTACGCCAACTCTTGGCACGCGGTGACTTAAACATTCATCTACCGGCAATAAGAGCGGTTGGCTACCGGCAAATTTGGGATTATTTAATTAATGAAATAGACTACAATCAAATGCGCGATCGTGCTATTGTCGCAACACGACAGCTTGCTAAACGTCAAATGACGTGGTTGCGTTCGGAAAAGGATGTGTCTTCGTATAACCCCCAAGAACTCAACCTTTCATCGGTCATCAGCAACGTTTCAACGTTTATTGGCGGATGA
- a CDS encoding serine protease, with product MRQTTLITRTFLCLGLAISPSLLAEINIAPPLSPPATQAVMPAPAVPAEPAVSEAPTPVANEVEASTSNTPLEDEVVTTPDGSDPRAKIKDAVVKVHVVQHTYDTLSPWNSDSQKGSGSGLIIADNLILTNAHVASNATFLEIQRHSETKRYEAEVVYISHESDLAILRTKDASAYNDVTPLELGDLPKMQQSVEVYGFPIGGNTLSVTRGVVSRIEKQNYVHTGENLIAVQVDAAINFGNSGGPVISDGKVVGVAMQSGFLTENIGYMIPTPIIRHVLTDVKDGKVDGYGFHGFLAQSMENPAMRRKYGLSDDQTGMLVHKVYENSPAYGKVQIGDIVTEIDGHKIENNGTVEFRPGEFIDHTHYIDMHQIGESIAFKILRNGQEQLVNLPLDKPGKEYLLVKPNQYDKQPTYFIFGGLVFMPLNQDVIDSMDGTPARIGALTYESPDEKRSEAVILTKVLPADINKDYHHDNNLLIEKVNGESIRDFNDFYQKIQSSNTDYITLETSDHYQLVIDRKEAIERQPKILAQYGVNADRSKDLQAIAQPPVTPIPVAEPTPATAPTAEAVPATIPAPAPATAVVQPAPVATPPAPLVVPPQPVMPQIPPAVGGTQP from the coding sequence ATGCGCCAAACAACCCTTATTACCCGCACCTTCCTGTGTCTTGGTTTAGCCATCTCACCTAGCTTATTGGCTGAAATCAATATCGCCCCACCGCTTTCACCCCCTGCGACGCAAGCCGTCATGCCTGCACCGGCAGTACCCGCCGAACCAGCCGTCTCAGAAGCACCCACACCGGTTGCTAATGAAGTTGAAGCCAGCACCAGCAACACACCACTCGAAGACGAAGTGGTCACCACACCGGATGGTTCAGACCCACGCGCTAAAATCAAAGATGCGGTCGTTAAAGTTCACGTCGTGCAGCACACTTACGATACGCTCTCCCCTTGGAACTCCGATTCGCAGAAAGGTTCTGGCTCTGGCTTAATCATTGCTGACAACCTGATTTTAACCAATGCGCACGTTGCCTCTAATGCAACTTTCTTGGAAATTCAACGCCATAGCGAAACCAAGCGTTATGAAGCGGAAGTCGTGTACATTTCGCACGAGTCCGACCTCGCGATTTTGCGCACCAAAGACGCCAGCGCTTATAACGATGTTACCCCGCTGGAACTCGGCGATTTGCCTAAAATGCAGCAATCTGTCGAAGTGTACGGCTTCCCAATTGGCGGCAACACCCTCAGCGTCACCCGTGGGGTGGTGTCTCGTATTGAAAAGCAAAATTACGTGCATACCGGCGAAAATCTGATCGCGGTACAAGTGGATGCCGCGATTAACTTCGGCAATAGCGGTGGCCCGGTTATCTCCGATGGCAAAGTCGTCGGAGTCGCAATGCAATCAGGATTCCTAACCGAAAATATTGGCTACATGATTCCGACCCCGATTATTCGCCACGTATTAACTGACGTAAAAGACGGCAAAGTGGATGGCTATGGCTTCCACGGCTTCCTTGCTCAGTCGATGGAAAACCCAGCAATGCGCCGCAAGTACGGTCTAAGTGACGACCAAACCGGCATGTTGGTACACAAGGTTTACGAAAATTCCCCAGCGTATGGCAAAGTGCAAATCGGTGACATAGTGACCGAAATTGACGGGCACAAAATCGAAAACAATGGCACGGTAGAATTCCGCCCCGGTGAATTCATCGACCACACGCACTACATCGACATGCACCAGATCGGCGAAAGCATCGCTTTCAAAATCCTGCGCAATGGTCAAGAGCAACTTGTTAACTTACCGCTCGACAAACCCGGTAAAGAATACCTGCTGGTGAAACCGAACCAGTACGACAAACAGCCCACCTACTTCATCTTCGGCGGGCTGGTATTCATGCCATTGAACCAAGACGTGATTGACAGCATGGACGGCACGCCCGCCCGCATCGGCGCCTTGACCTACGAATCCCCCGATGAAAAACGCAGCGAAGCGGTCATTCTCACCAAAGTATTACCGGCTGACATTAACAAAGATTATCACCATGACAACAATTTGCTGATTGAAAAAGTCAACGGTGAAAGCATCCGTGATTTCAATGACTTCTACCAAAAAATACAGTCATCCAACACCGATTACATTACGTTGGAAACCTCTGATCACTATCAGTTGGTGATTGATCGTAAAGAAGCTATTGAACGTCAGCCCAAAATTCTAGCACAATACGGCGTGAATGCAGATCGCTCTAAAGACTTGCAAGCCATTGCTCAACCTCCGGTAACACCTATACCCGTAGCCGAACCAACACCCGCCACCGCGCCAACGGCAGAAGCAGTGCCAGCAACAATCCCTGCCCCCGCACCAGCGACAGCAGTGGTACAACCAGCACCGGTTGCCACTCCCCCAGCACCGCTCGTTGTGCCACCACAACCGGTGATGCCGCAAATCCCACCAGCGGTAGGCGGTACGCAACCCTAA
- the hflX gene encoding GTPase HflX, which yields MELFERPGGGENAVLVQISFNTAKSTQDEKEFIELADSAGAQVVGFVNGSRQRPDPRYFVGTGKAEEIRQLREAHNADLVIFDHSLSPAQERNLERLLQCRVLDRTGLILDIFAQRARSFEGKLQVELAQLKHLSTRLVRGWTHLERQKGGIGMRGPGETQLETDRRLIAERIKQIDRRLEKVQNQREQGRQSRKKAEIPTVSLVGYTNAGKSTLFNALTKAEVYVADQLFATLDPTLRQVQLPNQQEIILADTVGFIRNLPHDLVAAFRSTLQETIDADLLLHVIDSHDEHLELFREQVNNVIAEIGAEHVPQIEVMNKIDLGGLSPHIEESIGTTPPRIYISAQNNLGLEALLGYLGNYFAGNMFRGELTLKPQHARLRAKLYADKAIQQESITDEGNFSLKVVIDQRRLEQYLREENLTMEDL from the coding sequence TTGGAACTGTTTGAGCGCCCCGGTGGCGGTGAAAATGCTGTTCTTGTTCAAATCAGTTTCAATACGGCAAAGTCTACACAAGATGAAAAGGAATTCATTGAATTAGCGGATTCGGCTGGTGCTCAAGTAGTCGGCTTCGTTAATGGCTCGCGCCAACGCCCTGACCCTCGCTATTTCGTAGGCACAGGTAAAGCGGAAGAAATTCGCCAGTTACGCGAAGCCCATAATGCCGATTTGGTTATTTTTGACCATTCGCTTTCTCCTGCCCAAGAACGCAATCTCGAAAGGCTGTTGCAATGCCGTGTTCTCGATCGCACTGGCCTAATTCTGGATATTTTTGCGCAACGTGCACGTAGCTTTGAGGGCAAACTGCAAGTTGAACTGGCGCAATTAAAACACCTTTCAACCCGCTTAGTACGTGGCTGGACTCATCTTGAACGTCAAAAAGGCGGGATAGGGATGCGCGGCCCCGGTGAAACCCAATTGGAAACCGACCGACGCTTGATTGCAGAACGCATCAAACAAATCGACCGCCGCCTAGAAAAAGTGCAGAATCAGCGCGAACAAGGGCGTCAATCGCGCAAAAAAGCCGAAATCCCCACAGTATCACTGGTTGGTTATACTAATGCAGGCAAATCCACTTTATTCAATGCTTTAACCAAAGCAGAGGTTTACGTCGCAGACCAACTATTTGCGACCCTCGACCCTACCTTACGCCAAGTACAATTACCTAATCAGCAAGAAATCATTCTGGCAGATACTGTTGGCTTCATCCGTAACCTTCCTCACGACCTAGTTGCTGCCTTCCGCTCTACCTTACAAGAAACCATTGATGCTGACCTGCTGCTCCACGTCATCGACAGCCACGACGAACACCTTGAACTATTCCGTGAACAAGTAAACAACGTCATTGCTGAAATCGGCGCAGAACATGTGCCGCAAATAGAAGTCATGAATAAAATTGACCTCGGTGGACTCAGCCCGCATATCGAAGAAAGCATCGGCACAACGCCGCCCCGCATCTATATTTCTGCCCAAAACAATCTGGGGCTAGAGGCGTTACTGGGCTATTTGGGAAATTACTTTGCCGGAAACATGTTCCGGGGCGAACTGACACTCAAACCCCAACACGCACGCTTACGTGCTAAGTTGTATGCTGATAAAGCGATTCAACAGGAAAGCATTACGGATGAAGGCAATTTTAGCTTGAAAGTAGTCATCGACCAACGACGGCTGGAACAGTATCTACGCGAAGAAAATCTAACAATGGAAGATTTGTAG
- the ileS gene encoding isoleucine--tRNA ligase, which yields MTDYKHTLNLPNTLFPMRGDLAKREPGMLADWENRQLYQQLRAKAHGRPKFILHDGPPYANGTIHIGHAVNKILKDIIVKSKTLGGFDAPYVPGWDCHGLPIELKVEEKLGKAGDKVDAFVFRKACREYAAEQIDLQRKDFKRLGVLGDWENPYLTMDFQTEADIVRALGRIATNGHLHKGAKPVHWCTDCGSALAEAEVEYADKTSFSIDVRFTVADEAEWLQRLPDAAGQGELSVIIWTTTPWTLPANQAVALNPELDYVVVQIASERLLVAEALLESVLQRAELAEHTVLARCTGDKLEGLLLQHPFYARQVPVILGEHVTTEAGTGAVHTAPGHGQEDFVVGLKYGLPVDNPVGGDGCFLPNTELFAGESVHKANPHVLEVLTERGKLLKAEKLRHSYPHCWRHKTPLIFRATPQWFISLEQNGLRKQALEAIQGVKWIPDWGKARIEGMVQNRPDWCVSRQRNWGVPIALFIHKETGELHPQTATLIEAVAQRIEQEGIDAWFRLTPEELLGKDAVDYDKVGDTLDVWFDSGVTHAAVLERRADLRFPADVYLEGSDQHRGWFQSSLLSAIGTRGEAPYRTVLTHGFTVDGKGEKMSKSKGNIVAPQKVTDSLGADILRLWVASTDYSREMSVSDEILKRTADAYRRIRNTARFLLANLNDFDPATDLVAAADMLPLDRWAVDQAAQVQDKVLAAYDNFHFHLIAQEVLNFCTVELGSLFLDITKDRQYTMQAGSRGRRSAQTAAWHILNAMVRWLYPVLSFTAEEIWQNMPGEKAQDFVLFTQWYDGLFRLDEADKLSAGEWSYVFALRELISKQLEDVRVAGQIGAGLDAEVAIYYRQAGVETNHDPLLKLGEELRFVLITSGVHLHDLADVPGDAVEVLDQVFVKVVRSEHGKCTRCWHHREDVGSHAEHPELCGRCIENIEGTGEVRQYA from the coding sequence ATGACGGACTACAAGCACACTCTCAATCTGCCTAATACGCTGTTTCCAATGCGCGGCGACTTGGCTAAACGTGAGCCGGGGATGCTGGCAGACTGGGAAAATCGCCAGCTTTACCAACAATTGCGTGCCAAAGCGCACGGTCGCCCCAAGTTCATTCTGCACGATGGCCCTCCGTATGCAAACGGTACTATTCACATTGGTCATGCCGTCAATAAAATCCTCAAAGACATTATTGTGAAAAGCAAAACCTTAGGTGGTTTTGACGCGCCTTATGTGCCGGGTTGGGACTGCCACGGCTTGCCGATTGAGTTAAAAGTCGAAGAAAAACTCGGCAAAGCGGGCGATAAAGTCGATGCGTTTGTGTTCCGCAAGGCTTGCCGTGAATACGCGGCGGAACAGATTGATTTGCAGCGTAAAGATTTTAAACGTCTGGGCGTACTGGGCGATTGGGAAAACCCGTATTTGACGATGGATTTCCAAACCGAAGCGGATATTGTGCGGGCGTTGGGGCGAATTGCTACTAATGGGCATTTACACAAAGGCGCAAAACCGGTGCATTGGTGTACCGATTGCGGCTCGGCGTTGGCAGAAGCGGAGGTGGAGTACGCGGATAAAACCTCGTTTTCGATTGATGTACGTTTCACGGTTGCCGACGAAGCTGAATGGCTGCAACGTTTGCCTGATGCCGCTGGGCAAGGTGAGTTGTCAGTAATTATTTGGACAACCACACCTTGGACATTACCGGCTAACCAAGCGGTGGCGCTGAACCCCGAACTCGATTATGTGGTGGTGCAAATCGCGAGTGAGCGTTTGTTGGTGGCAGAAGCTCTGTTGGAGTCTGTGTTACAACGGGCAGAGCTTGCTGAGCACACGGTATTGGCGCGTTGCACGGGTGATAAGCTGGAGGGGCTGTTATTACAGCATCCGTTTTATGCGCGTCAAGTACCGGTTATCTTGGGCGAGCATGTCACCACTGAGGCGGGGACGGGCGCTGTCCATACCGCGCCGGGGCACGGTCAGGAAGACTTTGTGGTTGGTTTGAAATACGGTTTGCCGGTGGATAACCCTGTGGGTGGCGATGGTTGCTTCTTACCAAATACAGAATTGTTTGCGGGTGAATCAGTCCACAAGGCGAATCCGCATGTGTTGGAGGTGTTGACCGAGCGCGGCAAATTGTTGAAAGCGGAAAAGTTACGCCACAGTTACCCGCATTGCTGGCGGCATAAAACCCCGCTGATTTTCCGTGCTACGCCGCAGTGGTTCATTAGCTTAGAGCAAAATGGTTTGCGTAAACAGGCACTAGAGGCGATTCAGGGCGTCAAGTGGATTCCCGACTGGGGCAAAGCGCGAATCGAGGGGATGGTGCAAAACCGCCCGGATTGGTGTGTTTCGCGTCAACGCAACTGGGGTGTGCCGATTGCTTTATTTATCCACAAAGAAACCGGTGAGTTACATCCACAAACCGCCACCTTGATTGAGGCGGTGGCACAGCGTATTGAGCAAGAAGGTATTGATGCTTGGTTCCGCTTAACGCCTGAAGAGTTACTGGGTAAGGATGCAGTTGACTATGACAAGGTAGGTGATACCTTGGATGTGTGGTTTGACTCTGGGGTTACTCACGCGGCGGTATTGGAACGTCGGGCTGATTTACGTTTTCCTGCTGATGTGTATTTGGAGGGTTCTGATCAACATCGGGGTTGGTTCCAGTCTTCGTTGCTGTCAGCGATTGGCACGCGCGGCGAAGCGCCTTACCGTACTGTGCTAACTCACGGGTTTACGGTGGATGGTAAGGGCGAGAAAATGTCCAAGTCCAAGGGAAATATTGTTGCGCCACAAAAAGTAACCGATTCTTTGGGGGCTGATATTTTGCGTTTGTGGGTGGCTTCTACCGATTACAGTCGCGAAATGTCGGTCTCCGATGAGATTTTGAAGCGTACTGCGGATGCTTATCGACGTATTCGCAATACAGCCCGTTTTTTGTTGGCAAATTTGAATGATTTTGATCCGGCAACTGATTTGGTTGCGGCAGCGGATATGTTGCCGTTAGATCGTTGGGCGGTCGATCAAGCCGCGCAAGTACAAGATAAAGTGCTGGCTGCTTACGATAATTTCCATTTTCATTTGATTGCGCAAGAAGTGTTGAACTTCTGTACGGTGGAGCTGGGCAGTTTATTCCTCGATATTACCAAAGATCGCCAATACACTATGCAGGCGGGTAGTCGCGGGCGGCGTTCGGCACAGACAGCAGCCTGGCATATTTTGAATGCAATGGTGCGCTGGTTGTATCCGGTATTGAGTTTTACGGCTGAGGAAATCTGGCAGAATATGCCGGGTGAAAAGGCGCAGGATTTTGTGCTGTTTACCCAGTGGTATGATGGGCTGTTTAGGCTGGATGAGGCTGACAAACTGTCTGCGGGTGAATGGAGTTATGTGTTTGCGTTACGCGAACTGATCAGTAAGCAACTGGAGGATGTGCGTGTTGCCGGGCAAATTGGTGCTGGTTTAGATGCGGAAGTGGCAATTTATTACCGTCAGGCAGGTGTTGAGACGAATCATGATCCGCTGCTGAAATTGGGGGAGGAATTACGCTTTGTGTTGATTACATCTGGCGTGCATTTACATGATTTAGCCGATGTGCCGGGGGATGCAGTAGAGGTGTTGGATCAGGTGTTTGTGAAGGTTGTACGCTCCGAACATGGCAAATGCACACGTTGCTGGCATCATCGTGAGGATGTAGGCAGTCATGCTGAACATCCTGAGTTGTGTGGGCGTTGCATTGAGAATATCGAAGGAACGGGCGAGGTGCGTCAGTATGCGTAG
- the lspA gene encoding signal peptidase II: MRSFRSLSADTGMLGWLWLSAALVFIDQWTKWMAEANLEPGESFAVFPHLNMTLAYNTGAAFSFLSDMGGVQRWFFAILAIAVSVFIINWLRKLKKSRVWVAVGLTMVLGGAIGNLIDRLLYGKVIDFIDVYFDIPFVMDNYHFAIFNVADIAITCGAVLLVLLSLFTSDLES; the protein is encoded by the coding sequence ATGCGTAGTTTTCGTTCTCTTTCTGCGGATACGGGGATGTTGGGTTGGTTGTGGCTATCGGCTGCGCTGGTGTTTATTGATCAGTGGACTAAGTGGATGGCTGAGGCAAATCTTGAACCCGGAGAGTCATTTGCGGTATTCCCACACTTGAATATGACGTTGGCGTATAACACTGGCGCTGCTTTTAGCTTTCTGTCTGATATGGGTGGAGTTCAGCGCTGGTTTTTTGCTATTTTGGCGATTGCTGTCAGTGTTTTTATCATTAACTGGCTGCGTAAGCTGAAAAAAAGTCGTGTATGGGTGGCGGTAGGGTTAACCATGGTGTTAGGCGGTGCGATTGGCAATCTGATTGATCGCTTGTTGTACGGTAAGGTTATCGACTTTATTGATGTGTATTTCGATATTCCTTTTGTGATGGATAACTATCATTTTGCGATTTTTAATGTGGCGGATATTGCGATTACCTGCGGGGCAGTTTTGTTGGTATTACTAAGTTTATTTACCTCTGACCTGGAGTCGTGA
- the hfq gene encoding RNA chaperone Hfq, which translates to MSKGHTLQEPFLNALRKERIPVSIYLVNGIKLQGHVESFDQFVVLLGNTVSQLVYKHAISTIVPARPIKLALAPEE; encoded by the coding sequence ATGTCGAAAGGGCACACATTACAAGAACCCTTCCTTAATGCTCTGAGAAAGGAACGGATTCCTGTCTCCATTTACTTGGTCAACGGCATCAAATTACAGGGTCACGTCGAATCATTTGACCAATTCGTTGTTTTGCTGGGTAATACCGTCAGCCAATTAGTGTACAAACACGCCATTTCCACTATCGTGCCAGCTCGCCCGATTAAGCTGGCATTGGCTCCAGAAGAATAA